A window of Ignavibacterium sp. contains these coding sequences:
- a CDS encoding Ig-like domain-containing protein → MKSIIKIFVSAAIILSLDITFARPDNPDTSKVLVRFSEPMSREGIFDVSNYKIICEDNHVIKIYKVGVVDGDTAVVLFTEKHQPGKAYRVIVSNLKDKAGNLIHQENNYALYQKDN, encoded by the coding sequence ATGAAATCAATAATAAAAATATTTGTCTCTGCAGCAATCATTTTATCACTTGATATTACCTTTGCACGACCTGATAACCCTGATACTTCTAAAGTTTTGGTCAGATTCAGTGAACCAATGTCTCGCGAAGGAATTTTTGATGTCTCCAATTACAAGATTATTTGTGAGGACAACCACGTGATTAAAATTTATAAAGTCGGAGTTGTGGATGGAGATACTGCTGTAGTATTGTTTACTGAAAAACATCAGCCCGGAAAAGCATACAGAGTAATTGTTTCAAATCTGAAGGACAAAGCAGGTAATCTGATTCATCAGGAAAATAATTACGCGTTATACCAAAAAGATAATTAA
- a CDS encoding T9SS type A sorting domain-containing protein — MLKQIYSLVVLFLLSFSLFAQDASREMVDPSELGGPILATYPINWQYTPEAVLFDNGPYFNSPGGGPGGADASILQTALGLNVLGFGASQASGIRVADDFVIPAGQTWTIEDFICYAYQTNSPTTSTITAVNVRIWNGQPGVGTVVFGDTVTNRMSATTWSNCYRYSDTNPGTTRPIMKQTVTLGVTLGEGHYWIDWQLAGSLSSGPWAPPITITGQTTTGDALQYLSGAWNPIIDNGTAQTPQGLPFILNGTMNSMQMKSLKIVQNNDQVKVLNATAYTSGSYKISFMVYIPSGKAGYFNTLQTFAGSNSDWGMEVYFDANGTGRCFGGSSTPQTFSWTAGQWNMVEHVVNLTNDQSQFYFNGQLVKQWQWTLGASGTGGPNTLHAVDLFGATANDQMYVDNFKFEDLNLEAVIFYDDFEAYTAGQQLACQAPTVWTTWSNAPCGPEDGMVSTDYSYVPVELTSFVANVTAAGQVELNWTTATELNNLGFQIERKAVNGDFLAIGYVQGNGTTTERKEYSFTDRNVEPGKYVYRLKQMDFDGKYEYSPEIEVDVHPPLQFTLEQNYPNPFNPSTKIKFGLAENTNVKVAVYNLLGELVATLVNNQLSAGFYEVEFNATSLPSGMYIYSIETPVFKESKKMMLMK; from the coding sequence ATGCTCAAACAAATCTACTCTCTCGTTGTTTTGTTTCTTTTATCATTCTCACTTTTTGCACAGGATGCAAGCAGAGAAATGGTAGACCCTTCTGAATTGGGAGGTCCAATTTTGGCAACTTACCCAATAAATTGGCAGTACACCCCTGAAGCTGTGCTTTTTGACAATGGTCCTTATTTTAATTCCCCTGGCGGTGGACCTGGTGGAGCCGATGCAAGTATACTTCAAACTGCACTAGGATTAAACGTTCTGGGATTTGGAGCATCTCAAGCGTCAGGAATTCGAGTTGCAGATGATTTTGTAATTCCTGCTGGCCAAACCTGGACTATCGAGGATTTCATTTGTTATGCATATCAAACCAATTCACCCACAACATCAACCATCACAGCAGTTAATGTTCGGATATGGAATGGCCAACCTGGTGTTGGAACCGTAGTTTTTGGTGATACAGTTACTAACAGAATGTCTGCTACTACCTGGTCAAATTGCTATCGATATTCAGATACTAATCCAGGGACAACAAGACCAATTATGAAACAGACAGTAACTTTAGGTGTAACTTTAGGTGAAGGTCATTATTGGATTGATTGGCAATTGGCAGGTTCTCTTAGCTCTGGTCCATGGGCACCACCAATAACCATTACTGGTCAAACTACAACCGGTGATGCACTTCAGTATCTTTCAGGTGCATGGAATCCAATTATAGATAACGGAACCGCTCAAACACCACAAGGATTACCTTTTATTCTTAACGGCACAATGAATTCTATGCAAATGAAATCTTTAAAGATTGTTCAGAACAATGATCAGGTTAAAGTATTGAATGCAACTGCTTACACATCTGGTTCATACAAGATAAGTTTTATGGTTTACATACCTTCAGGAAAAGCTGGTTATTTTAATACTCTACAAACATTTGCCGGTAGTAATAGTGATTGGGGAATGGAAGTTTACTTCGATGCCAACGGCACCGGAAGATGTTTTGGTGGTTCATCCACACCTCAAACATTTTCTTGGACTGCCGGTCAGTGGAATATGGTCGAACATGTTGTTAATCTAACAAATGATCAATCACAATTCTATTTTAATGGACAGTTAGTAAAGCAGTGGCAATGGACTTTAGGTGCTAGCGGAACCGGTGGACCTAACACTCTCCATGCTGTTGATTTATTCGGAGCTACCGCTAATGATCAAATGTATGTTGACAACTTTAAATTTGAGGATCTTAACCTTGAAGCAGTAATTTTCTACGATGACTTTGAAGCTTATACAGCTGGTCAGCAATTAGCTTGTCAGGCACCAACGGTTTGGACAACCTGGAGTAACGCTCCTTGTGGTCCTGAAGATGGAATGGTCTCAACAGATTATTCTTATGTACCGGTTGAATTAACTTCTTTTGTCGCCAATGTAACAGCAGCCGGTCAAGTTGAATTAAATTGGACAACTGCCACTGAATTGAATAACCTTGGTTTCCAGATTGAAAGAAAAGCAGTTAATGGCGATTTCCTGGCAATTGGTTATGTTCAGGGTAATGGTACAACAACTGAAAGAAAAGAATATTCCTTCACTGATAGAAATGTTGAACCAGGTAAATATGTTTACAGATTAAAACAAATGGATTTTGATGGCAAATATGAATATAGTCCTGAAATTGAAGTTGATGTTCATCCACCACTTCAATTCACTTTGGAACAGAATTATCCAAATCCTTTTAACCCAAGTACAAAGATTAAATTCGGCTTAGCAGAAAATACAAATGTTAAAGTTGCAGTTTATAATTTACTTGGTGAATTAGTTGCTACTTTAGTAAACAACCAATTATCAGCTGGTTTCTACGAAGTTGAATTCAATGCTACATCACTTCCAAGTGGAATGTACATATACTCCATCGAAACACCTGTTTTCAAAGAATCAAAGAAGATGATGTTGATGAAGTAA
- a CDS encoding DUF5698 domain-containing protein yields MIESILGGLLIMFMRICDVSIGTIRTILVVQGRKYLAGLAGSIEVLIWIFAIRFIFQNLNEIPQFIGYSLGFGLGNIIGITIEQKIGFGFVQLNIISRNHSKELAELLRKNKYGVTILPAEGTSGGLSILVTIIPRKYQKATISLIESVDKNAFITVQHSLPYRGFIHGSRK; encoded by the coding sequence ATGATAGAATCAATTTTAGGTGGGCTTTTAATAATGTTTATGAGAATCTGTGATGTATCAATTGGTACTATCAGAACAATATTAGTTGTTCAGGGAAGAAAATATCTCGCTGGTCTGGCTGGTTCAATTGAAGTTTTAATTTGGATATTTGCTATAAGATTTATCTTTCAGAACTTAAACGAGATTCCACAATTTATTGGTTACTCATTGGGATTCGGGTTAGGCAATATAATTGGAATTACTATTGAACAAAAAATCGGATTTGGATTTGTTCAACTTAATATAATATCAAGAAATCATTCCAAAGAACTTGCAGAACTTTTAAGAAAGAATAAATACGGCGTAACAATCTTACCGGCTGAAGGAACTTCAGGAGGGCTATCAATATTAGTTACAATCATTCCGAGAAAATATCAGAAAGCGACTATCTCATTAATTGAATCTGTGGATAAGAATGCTTTTATAACAGTACAACATTCTTTACCCTATCGTGGGTTTATCCACGGTTCAAGAAAATAA
- a CDS encoding protein-L-isoaspartate(D-aspartate) O-methyltransferase — MSRYQRQQLVETLRKKGITDEKVLEAIGTIEREKFIPATMVHNAYKDIALPIGYEQTISQPYTVAFMTEKLNIKKGDKVLEVGTGSGYQAAILAFLGAQVYSIEINLELYHRTVKLFDKLGIRVHAKYGDGTIGWAEYAPFNGIIVTAGSPTIPTKLKEQLAIGGRLVIPVGGRDYQDLYVLTKLSDDEFKTEVYPRFAFVPLLGKEGWEKK; from the coding sequence ATGTCAAGATATCAGAGACAACAATTAGTTGAGACTTTACGCAAAAAAGGAATCACTGACGAAAAAGTTCTTGAAGCAATTGGTACAATTGAAAGAGAGAAGTTTATTCCTGCTACAATGGTTCATAATGCTTATAAAGATATAGCTTTGCCAATCGGTTATGAACAGACAATTTCACAACCATACACCGTTGCTTTTATGACTGAAAAGTTAAATATTAAAAAAGGTGATAAAGTTCTTGAAGTAGGAACTGGTTCGGGTTATCAGGCAGCAATTCTGGCTTTTCTTGGTGCTCAGGTTTATAGTATCGAAATAAATCTTGAACTTTATCATCGCACAGTAAAACTATTTGATAAGCTTGGAATCAGAGTTCATGCTAAGTATGGTGATGGTACAATTGGTTGGGCAGAATATGCACCGTTTAACGGAATAATTGTTACTGCTGGTTCTCCTACAATTCCAACAAAACTTAAAGAGCAGTTAGCAATTGGAGGAAGATTGGTCATTCCTGTTGGGGGAAGAGACTATCAGGATTTGTATGTTCTGACAAAACTTTCGGATGATGAATTTAAAACTGAAGTCTATCCTCGTTTTGCTTTTGTTCCACTGCTCGGCAAAGAAGGTTGGGAAAAAAAGTAA
- the miaA gene encoding tRNA (adenosine(37)-N6)-dimethylallyltransferase MiaA — translation MKNSDKVIVIVGPTCSGKTRLSLILAEKINGEIISADSRQVYKHLSIGTAKPTEKQLNSVKHYFVDELNPDEEFNADIFSRRANEIIRSLLGKNLTPVVVGGSGLYIKALIDGITQTIIADKSLREELLEARKIYGNEYVYNELKKIDPVSAERMLPQNWKRVLRAIEVFKLTGKPIWQHHLENNSKPEFNFIQYGLLWDRKKLYQNIEQRVNQMISDGLVDEVKEILRLGYSKGSNSLNTVGYKELIDFIENKITFEQAVYLIKRNTRRYAKRQMTWFKSDKRINWIRINSFNEIDEIAENILKDFYERKN, via the coding sequence ATGAAAAATTCAGACAAAGTTATTGTAATCGTTGGACCAACTTGCTCAGGTAAAACCAGGTTAAGTTTGATACTTGCAGAAAAGATTAATGGCGAAATTATTTCTGCTGATAGCAGACAAGTTTATAAACATTTGTCAATTGGAACTGCAAAGCCAACTGAAAAACAACTTAATTCCGTTAAACACTATTTTGTTGATGAACTGAATCCTGATGAAGAATTTAATGCCGATATTTTTTCAAGAAGAGCAAACGAGATTATTCGATCATTGCTCGGAAAAAATTTAACTCCTGTTGTCGTCGGTGGTTCAGGTTTATATATTAAAGCATTGATTGATGGAATAACTCAAACTATAATTGCTGATAAATCTTTAAGAGAAGAATTACTCGAAGCAAGGAAAATTTATGGTAATGAATATGTTTACAATGAATTAAAAAAAATTGATCCAGTCAGTGCTGAAAGAATGCTTCCGCAAAATTGGAAAAGAGTTTTAAGAGCGATTGAAGTCTTTAAATTAACAGGGAAACCAATCTGGCAACATCATTTGGAAAATAATTCAAAACCAGAATTCAATTTTATTCAATATGGTTTGCTTTGGGATAGAAAAAAACTCTATCAGAATATAGAACAAAGAGTTAACCAGATGATTTCGGATGGTTTAGTCGATGAAGTAAAGGAAATACTTAGATTGGGATATTCAAAGGGAAGCAATTCGCTTAACACTGTTGGTTATAAAGAGTTAATTGATTTTATTGAAAATAAAATTACATTTGAACAAGCCGTTTATCTTATTAAAAGAAATACACGAAGATATGCTAAAAGGCAAATGACCTGGTTCAAATCAGACAAACGAATTAATTGGATTCGAATAAATTCTTTTAATGAGATTGATGAAATTGCAGAAAATATTCTAAAGGATTTTTATGAAAGAAAAAATTAG
- a CDS encoding acyclic terpene utilization AtuA family protein yields MKEKIRIASGQGFWGDLIDAPYHQVTKGPIDYLVMDYLAEVTMSILQKQKNKNPELGYARDIPELMKRILPICKEKNIKVITNGGGVNPLSCANAVMKVAGELGIKNLKIGIVLGDNILDRLDEIISSGAELKNMETGEPITSVKDKLLSANVYFGAFPIVEALQKGADIVITGRTTDTGLTLAPMIYEFGWSKTDYDKLSAGTVAGHILECGAQSSGGNFLGDWKSIPNMAEIGFPIAEAFPNGEVIITKHKNTGGRVSFETVAEQLLYEIGDPKSYITPDCVADFTSIKLEDLGNDRVRVFDVKGFPETEFYKVSCSYSDGYSASATLTYSWPEALTKAKAADQILRKRLENLNLTFDEIRTEFIGYNACHGPLAKQLPEDDINEIMLKVAVRSHNFDSVERFGKEIAPLILTGPPSVTGFAGGRPKPSEVVAYWPALIPKSLVKPEIKIIEL; encoded by the coding sequence ATGAAAGAAAAAATTAGAATTGCATCCGGACAGGGATTTTGGGGCGACCTGATTGATGCTCCTTATCATCAGGTGACCAAAGGACCAATTGATTATCTGGTTATGGACTATCTTGCCGAAGTTACAATGTCCATTCTTCAAAAACAGAAAAACAAAAATCCCGAACTTGGTTATGCAAGAGATATTCCGGAATTGATGAAAAGGATTCTTCCCATTTGTAAAGAAAAAAATATTAAAGTAATTACCAACGGTGGAGGAGTTAATCCTCTTTCCTGTGCAAATGCAGTTATGAAAGTTGCAGGTGAACTTGGAATCAAAAATCTGAAAATCGGAATTGTACTCGGTGATAACATTCTCGATCGATTGGATGAAATAATTTCTTCCGGTGCTGAATTAAAAAATATGGAAACCGGTGAACCAATCACTTCTGTAAAAGATAAACTCCTAAGCGCAAATGTTTATTTCGGAGCTTTTCCAATCGTTGAAGCGTTACAAAAAGGTGCTGACATCGTGATTACCGGAAGAACAACTGATACAGGTTTAACATTGGCTCCGATGATTTATGAGTTCGGCTGGTCTAAAACTGATTACGATAAACTTTCTGCCGGAACTGTTGCCGGACATATTTTAGAATGCGGTGCACAATCTTCAGGTGGAAACTTTTTAGGAGATTGGAAATCAATTCCAAATATGGCTGAAATTGGTTTTCCGATTGCCGAAGCATTTCCTAACGGAGAAGTAATAATCACGAAGCACAAAAATACTGGTGGTAGAGTTTCATTCGAAACTGTCGCTGAACAATTATTATATGAAATTGGAGATCCGAAATCTTACATTACACCGGATTGTGTTGCTGATTTCACTTCGATAAAATTAGAAGATTTAGGTAATGACAGAGTAAGAGTTTTTGATGTTAAAGGTTTTCCGGAAACCGAATTCTACAAAGTTTCTTGTTCATACTCCGATGGTTATTCTGCTTCTGCAACACTAACTTATTCCTGGCCCGAAGCACTTACAAAAGCTAAAGCTGCAGACCAGATTTTAAGAAAGCGATTGGAAAATCTCAATCTGACTTTCGATGAAATAAGAACAGAGTTTATTGGTTATAATGCTTGTCACGGTCCATTGGCAAAACAACTTCCTGAAGATGATATAAATGAAATTATGCTGAAAGTTGCAGTTCGTTCTCACAATTTCGATTCAGTTGAAAGGTTCGGAAAAGAAATTGCGCCATTGATTTTAACAGGTCCACCAAGTGTTACAGGTTTTGCCGGTGGCAGACCAAAGCCAAGCGAAGTCGTAGCTTATTGGCCTGCACTTATTCCAAAATCTTTAGTTAAACCTGAAATAAAAATTATAGAGTTGTAA
- a CDS encoding four helix bundle protein: protein MNSDAKKFIELNKNINRGYRKLEVWQEAVVLFAFVKKKINTLSELSFKLKSQIEDSAMSVSSNIAEGYCRRFLKENIQFNTIALSSLGENYSQIFNLFNAGEIDEEWFREYDKIHYSLENKLIKLNKSCIEKLKESYDWKNDYHVREIIEKYEIV from the coding sequence ATGAATTCTGATGCTAAGAAATTTATCGAACTGAATAAAAATATTAATCGAGGTTATAGAAAACTTGAAGTTTGGCAGGAAGCTGTAGTCTTATTTGCTTTTGTTAAAAAGAAAATTAACACTTTAAGTGAGCTTTCATTTAAATTAAAAAGTCAGATTGAAGATTCTGCAATGTCCGTCTCTTCAAATATAGCAGAAGGATATTGCAGAAGGTTTCTAAAAGAAAATATTCAGTTTAATACGATTGCTTTATCATCGCTTGGTGAAAATTATTCGCAAATATTTAACTTGTTTAATGCTGGTGAAATTGATGAAGAATGGTTCAGAGAGTATGATAAAATTCATTACTCATTAGAAAACAAACTAATTAAACTTAATAAATCCTGTATCGAAAAGCTGAAAGAAAGTTATGACTGGAAAAATGATTATCATGTCAGGGAGATTATAGAAAAGTATGAAATTGTATAA